The following coding sequences are from one Musa acuminata AAA Group cultivar baxijiao chromosome BXJ1-6, Cavendish_Baxijiao_AAA, whole genome shotgun sequence window:
- the LOC135581295 gene encoding F-box protein FBW2-like isoform X4, with protein sequence MDVASSAASTDMAEGEDGEERAWEELFPDALGLIFRNLSLQEILTVIPRVCKSWGRAVSGPYCWQEIDIEEWSQRCKPEQLDQMLHMLIARSSGSVRRLSVSGLHTESMFSFIADHAGSLQRLELPRSEISDSIVEIIAPRLSNITFLDVSYCRKIGARAIEAFGKHCKSLVSLRRRMHPLEVADKVCQDDEAYAIARSMPKLHHLEMAYLLLTTRGVLEILSRCRDLEYLDLRGCWEVKLDDKYLKEWHSGLKVLGPDIIDCYEQNCWDECSDYSDSSVYSWEFMEDGEDVYEGVSDNDSIWEAEQGLEGLEVRFYGGGFTDAVTGFDWPPSP encoded by the exons AT GGATGTAGCCTCCTCTGCTGCGTCGACAGACATGGCCGAGGGCGAGGACGGCGAAGAGAGGGCATGGGAGGAGCTCTTCCCTGATGCCCTGGGCCTCATCTTCCGCAACCTCTCTCTTCAGGAAATCCTCACCGTCATTCCCAGGGTATGCAAATCTTGGGGGCGAGCGGTGTCGGGGCCCTACTGTTGGCAGGAGATCGACATCGAGGAATGGAGCCAGCGGTGCAAGCCGGAGCAACTGGACCAAATGCTTCACATGCTGATTGCTCGAAGCTCTGGCTCCGTCCGCAGGCTCAGCGTCTCTGGCCTCCACACCGAATCCATGTTCTCCTTCATCGCAGACCA TGCTGGATCTCTTCAGAGGTTGGAGCTTCCAAGAAGTGAAATAAGTGACTCGATTGTAGAAATCATTGCTCCAAGACTATCAAATATAACTTTCTTGGATGTCAGCTACTGCAGAAAGATAGGTGCCCGTGCCATTGAAGCATTTGGAAAGCACTGCAAATCTCTCGTTTCCCTGCGGCGTAGGATGCATCCATTAGAGGTTGCGGACAAGGTCTGTCAAGACGATGAGGCATATGCCATTGCCAGATCGATGCCCAAGTTGCACCACTTGGAGATGGCATACCTGCTTTTGACAACACGAGGGGTACTCGAGATCCTCTCGCGGTGCAGGGATCTTGAGTACTTGGACCTAAGGGGCTGTTGGGAAGTGAAGCTAGATGATAAGTACTTGAAGGAGTGGCATTCTGGTTTGAAGGTATTAGGGCCAGACATTATAGACTGCTACGAGCAGAATTGCTGGGACGAGTGCTCAGACTACTCGGATTCTTCAGTATACTCTTGGGAGTTCATGGAAGACGGGGAAGATGTCTACGAGGGGGTAAGTGATAATGATAGCATTTGGGAGGCTGAGCAAGGATTGGAGGGTTTGGAAGTAAGGTTCTATGGAGGTGGCTTTACCGATGCAGTTACTGGGTTCGATTGGCCTCCCTCTCCATGA
- the LOC135581295 gene encoding F-box protein FBW2-like isoform X5, producing MAEGEDGEERAWEELFPDALGLIFRNLSLQEILTVIPRVCKSWGRAVSGPYCWQEIDIEEWSQRCKPEQLDQMLHMLIARSSGSVRRLSVSGLHTESMFSFIADHAGSLQRLELPRSEISDSIVEIIAPRLSNITFLDVSYCRKIGARAIEAFGKHCKSLVSLRRRMHPLEVADKVCQDDEAYAIARSMPKLHHLEMAYLLLTTRGVLEILSRCRDLEYLDLRGCWEVKLDDKYLKEWHSGLKVLGPDIIDCYEQNCWDECSDYSDSSVYSWEFMEDGEDVYEGVSDNDSIWEAEQGLEGLEVRFYGGGFTDAVTGFDWPPSP from the exons ATGGCCGAGGGCGAGGACGGCGAAGAGAGGGCATGGGAGGAGCTCTTCCCTGATGCCCTGGGCCTCATCTTCCGCAACCTCTCTCTTCAGGAAATCCTCACCGTCATTCCCAGGGTATGCAAATCTTGGGGGCGAGCGGTGTCGGGGCCCTACTGTTGGCAGGAGATCGACATCGAGGAATGGAGCCAGCGGTGCAAGCCGGAGCAACTGGACCAAATGCTTCACATGCTGATTGCTCGAAGCTCTGGCTCCGTCCGCAGGCTCAGCGTCTCTGGCCTCCACACCGAATCCATGTTCTCCTTCATCGCAGACCA TGCTGGATCTCTTCAGAGGTTGGAGCTTCCAAGAAGTGAAATAAGTGACTCGATTGTAGAAATCATTGCTCCAAGACTATCAAATATAACTTTCTTGGATGTCAGCTACTGCAGAAAGATAGGTGCCCGTGCCATTGAAGCATTTGGAAAGCACTGCAAATCTCTCGTTTCCCTGCGGCGTAGGATGCATCCATTAGAGGTTGCGGACAAGGTCTGTCAAGACGATGAGGCATATGCCATTGCCAGATCGATGCCCAAGTTGCACCACTTGGAGATGGCATACCTGCTTTTGACAACACGAGGGGTACTCGAGATCCTCTCGCGGTGCAGGGATCTTGAGTACTTGGACCTAAGGGGCTGTTGGGAAGTGAAGCTAGATGATAAGTACTTGAAGGAGTGGCATTCTGGTTTGAAGGTATTAGGGCCAGACATTATAGACTGCTACGAGCAGAATTGCTGGGACGAGTGCTCAGACTACTCGGATTCTTCAGTATACTCTTGGGAGTTCATGGAAGACGGGGAAGATGTCTACGAGGGGGTAAGTGATAATGATAGCATTTGGGAGGCTGAGCAAGGATTGGAGGGTTTGGAAGTAAGGTTCTATGGAGGTGGCTTTACCGATGCAGTTACTGGGTTCGATTGGCCTCCCTCTCCATGA
- the LOC135677070 gene encoding protein PHOSPHATE-INDUCED 1 homolog, whose product MAAPASSSSGCSALLGFVLAAALFQCSHGGSTLAGLVEQQPLAMTYHKGALLTGPLSVNLIFYGKFTASQKAIVSDFLASLSLVPHKDSVEPSVATWWNSLAKYYATSRTPLPKLKLGKQIVDAGYSLGKSLRDADIAKLAARGAPRNAINVVLTAEDVAVERFCMSRCGSHAASPRAKDGGRFAYVWVGNSAAQCPGQCAWPFHQPIYGPQTPPLVAPNGDVGVDGMVINVASMLVGAATNPFGDGFFQGPKEAPLEAATACPGVYAKGAYPGYPGDLPVDSVTGASYNAHGAHSRKYLVPALFDPSTSTCSTLV is encoded by the coding sequence ATGGCTgctcctgcttcttcttcttcgggtTGTTCTGCGCTTCTTGGGTTCGTGTTAGCCGCTGCACTATTTCAGTGCTCCCATGGAGGGAGCACCCTCGCAGGCCTCGTGGAGCAGCAGCCTCTCGCGATGACCTACCACAAGGGGGCTCTGCTCACTGGTCCTCTGTCGGTCAACCTCATATTCTACGGGAAGTTTACGGCTTCACAAAAGGCCATCGTTTCGGACTTCCTCGCCTCCCTTTCGCTCGTCCCCCACAAGGACTCCGTAGAGCCGTCGGTTGCCACCTGGTGGAATAGCCTTGCTAAGTACTACGCCACCTCCAGGACGCCGCTGCCCAAACTCAAACTCGGAAAGCAGATCGTCGACGCGGGGTACTCCCTCGGCAAATCCCTCCGCGACGCTGACATCGCGAAGCTGGCGGCCCGGGGGGCGCCGCGGAACGCCATCAACGTGGTGCTGACGGCCGAGGACGTGGCCGTGGAGCGGTTCTGCATGAGCCGGTGCGGTTCCCACGCGGCGTCGCCACGGGCGAAGGACGGCGGCCGTTTCGCCTACGTCTGGGTGGGGAACTCGGCCGCGCAGTGCCCCGGACAGTGCGCCTGGCCCTTCCACCAGCCCATCTACGGGCCGCAGACACCGCCGCTGGTGGCGCCCAACGGCGACGTCGGGGTGGACGGAATGGTGATCAACGTGGCGAGCATGCTGGTCGGCGCCGCCACCAACCCATTCGGGGACGGGTTCTTCCAGGGGCCGAAGGAGGCTCCGCTGGAGGCGGCGACTGCGTGCCCCGGGGTGTACGCAAAGGGAGCCTACCCGGGCTACCCCGGGGACCTACCGGTGGACTCCGTCACCGGAGCCAGCTACAACGCGCATGGGGCCCACAGCAGGAAGTACCTAGTCCCAGCCCTCTTCGACCCGTCGACGTCCACGTGTTCCACCTTGGTGTGA
- the LOC135581295 gene encoding F-box protein FBW2-like isoform X2 translates to MSKFCSEGKNIQETCYMWGWLSRLLLRLWLEKCASTSCLYRDVASSAASTDMAEGEDGEERAWEELFPDALGLIFRNLSLQEILTVIPRVCKSWGRAVSGPYCWQEIDIEEWSQRCKPEQLDQMLHMLIARSSGSVRRLSVSGLHTESMFSFIADHAGSLQRLELPRSEISDSIVEIIAPRLSNITFLDVSYCRKIGARAIEAFGKHCKSLVSLRRRMHPLEVADKVCQDDEAYAIARSMPKLHHLEMAYLLLTTRGVLEILSRCRDLEYLDLRGCWEVKLDDKYLKEWHSGLKVLGPDIIDCYEQNCWDECSDYSDSSVYSWEFMEDGEDVYEGVSDNDSIWEAEQGLEGLEVRFYGGGFTDAVTGFDWPPSP, encoded by the exons ATGAGCAAGTTTTGTTCCGAGGGGAAGAATATACAGGAGACTTGTTACATGTGGGGTTGGCTATCTCGTCTATTGCTGCGTCTGTGGCTTGAGAAATGCGCATCAACAAG TTGTTTGTACAGGGATGTAGCCTCCTCTGCTGCGTCGACAGACATGGCCGAGGGCGAGGACGGCGAAGAGAGGGCATGGGAGGAGCTCTTCCCTGATGCCCTGGGCCTCATCTTCCGCAACCTCTCTCTTCAGGAAATCCTCACCGTCATTCCCAGGGTATGCAAATCTTGGGGGCGAGCGGTGTCGGGGCCCTACTGTTGGCAGGAGATCGACATCGAGGAATGGAGCCAGCGGTGCAAGCCGGAGCAACTGGACCAAATGCTTCACATGCTGATTGCTCGAAGCTCTGGCTCCGTCCGCAGGCTCAGCGTCTCTGGCCTCCACACCGAATCCATGTTCTCCTTCATCGCAGACCA TGCTGGATCTCTTCAGAGGTTGGAGCTTCCAAGAAGTGAAATAAGTGACTCGATTGTAGAAATCATTGCTCCAAGACTATCAAATATAACTTTCTTGGATGTCAGCTACTGCAGAAAGATAGGTGCCCGTGCCATTGAAGCATTTGGAAAGCACTGCAAATCTCTCGTTTCCCTGCGGCGTAGGATGCATCCATTAGAGGTTGCGGACAAGGTCTGTCAAGACGATGAGGCATATGCCATTGCCAGATCGATGCCCAAGTTGCACCACTTGGAGATGGCATACCTGCTTTTGACAACACGAGGGGTACTCGAGATCCTCTCGCGGTGCAGGGATCTTGAGTACTTGGACCTAAGGGGCTGTTGGGAAGTGAAGCTAGATGATAAGTACTTGAAGGAGTGGCATTCTGGTTTGAAGGTATTAGGGCCAGACATTATAGACTGCTACGAGCAGAATTGCTGGGACGAGTGCTCAGACTACTCGGATTCTTCAGTATACTCTTGGGAGTTCATGGAAGACGGGGAAGATGTCTACGAGGGGGTAAGTGATAATGATAGCATTTGGGAGGCTGAGCAAGGATTGGAGGGTTTGGAAGTAAGGTTCTATGGAGGTGGCTTTACCGATGCAGTTACTGGGTTCGATTGGCCTCCCTCTCCATGA
- the LOC135581295 gene encoding F-box protein FBW2-like isoform X3 has translation MSKFCSEGKNIQETCYMWGWLSRLLLRLWLEKCASTRDVASSAASTDMAEGEDGEERAWEELFPDALGLIFRNLSLQEILTVIPRVCKSWGRAVSGPYCWQEIDIEEWSQRCKPEQLDQMLHMLIARSSGSVRRLSVSGLHTESMFSFIADHAGSLQRLELPRSEISDSIVEIIAPRLSNITFLDVSYCRKIGARAIEAFGKHCKSLVSLRRRMHPLEVADKVCQDDEAYAIARSMPKLHHLEMAYLLLTTRGVLEILSRCRDLEYLDLRGCWEVKLDDKYLKEWHSGLKVLGPDIIDCYEQNCWDECSDYSDSSVYSWEFMEDGEDVYEGVSDNDSIWEAEQGLEGLEVRFYGGGFTDAVTGFDWPPSP, from the exons ATGAGCAAGTTTTGTTCCGAGGGGAAGAATATACAGGAGACTTGTTACATGTGGGGTTGGCTATCTCGTCTATTGCTGCGTCTGTGGCTTGAGAAATGCGCATCAACAAG GGATGTAGCCTCCTCTGCTGCGTCGACAGACATGGCCGAGGGCGAGGACGGCGAAGAGAGGGCATGGGAGGAGCTCTTCCCTGATGCCCTGGGCCTCATCTTCCGCAACCTCTCTCTTCAGGAAATCCTCACCGTCATTCCCAGGGTATGCAAATCTTGGGGGCGAGCGGTGTCGGGGCCCTACTGTTGGCAGGAGATCGACATCGAGGAATGGAGCCAGCGGTGCAAGCCGGAGCAACTGGACCAAATGCTTCACATGCTGATTGCTCGAAGCTCTGGCTCCGTCCGCAGGCTCAGCGTCTCTGGCCTCCACACCGAATCCATGTTCTCCTTCATCGCAGACCA TGCTGGATCTCTTCAGAGGTTGGAGCTTCCAAGAAGTGAAATAAGTGACTCGATTGTAGAAATCATTGCTCCAAGACTATCAAATATAACTTTCTTGGATGTCAGCTACTGCAGAAAGATAGGTGCCCGTGCCATTGAAGCATTTGGAAAGCACTGCAAATCTCTCGTTTCCCTGCGGCGTAGGATGCATCCATTAGAGGTTGCGGACAAGGTCTGTCAAGACGATGAGGCATATGCCATTGCCAGATCGATGCCCAAGTTGCACCACTTGGAGATGGCATACCTGCTTTTGACAACACGAGGGGTACTCGAGATCCTCTCGCGGTGCAGGGATCTTGAGTACTTGGACCTAAGGGGCTGTTGGGAAGTGAAGCTAGATGATAAGTACTTGAAGGAGTGGCATTCTGGTTTGAAGGTATTAGGGCCAGACATTATAGACTGCTACGAGCAGAATTGCTGGGACGAGTGCTCAGACTACTCGGATTCTTCAGTATACTCTTGGGAGTTCATGGAAGACGGGGAAGATGTCTACGAGGGGGTAAGTGATAATGATAGCATTTGGGAGGCTGAGCAAGGATTGGAGGGTTTGGAAGTAAGGTTCTATGGAGGTGGCTTTACCGATGCAGTTACTGGGTTCGATTGGCCTCCCTCTCCATGA
- the LOC135677072 gene encoding peroxidase 17-like: MLNPRGTRPVVHPTKTSSSLSHLQLHALPTITAMPRLFTLLLFSLSSFLGADVVTLAATNLSVGYYSKTCPDAELVVRGAIQAAMAREPRSGASVMRLQFHDCFVNGCDASVLLDATPNMPGEKQALSNINSLRSFEVIDEVKAALERKCPGVVSCADIIVMAARDAVVLSGGPEWDVRLGREDSLTASQEDSNDIMPSPRANATSLLNLFSQFNLTPVDLVALSGSHSIGRGRCFSIVFRLYNQSGTGRPDPNMDPEYREKLDELCPIGGDGNVTGGLDATPTVFDNQYFKDLVQLRGFLNSDQTLYSGCERTKQVVEKFSKDQGAFFRAFVDGMIRMGELQSERRGEIRRNCRVVNAALSEF; the protein is encoded by the exons ATGCTGAACCCGAGAGGGACGAGACCGGTCGTCCACCCTACCAAAACCTCAAGCTCGCTGAGCCATCTGCAGCTCCACGCGCTCCCCACGATCACCGCCATGCCTCGCCTCTTCACGCTGCTCCTTTTCTCGCTGTCCTCCTTCCTTGGTGCAGACGTCGTCACCCTTGCCGCCACCAACTTGAGCGTGGGGTACTACTCCAAGACGTGCCCGGACGCGGAGCTCGTCGTGCGGGGAGCGATCCAGGCCGCCATGGCCCGCGAGCCCAGGAGCGGCGCGTCCGTCATGAGGCTGCAGTTCCATGACTGCTTTGTGAAC GGCTGCGACGCGTCGGTGTTGCTCGACGCCACGCCGAACATGCCCGGCGAGAAGCAGGCGTTGTCCAACATCAACTCGCTCCGGTCTTTCGAGGTGATCGACGAGGTCAAGGCCGCGTTGGAGCGGAAGTGCCCGGGGGTCGTCTCCTGCGCTGatatcatcgtcatggctgccaggGACGCTGTCGTCCTG AGTGGAGGACCCGAGTGGGATGTGCGACTGGGCCGCGAGGACAGCTTAACCGCAAGCCAAGAGGACTCCAACGATATCATGCCCAGTCCCAGAGCCAACGCAACTTCGCTCCTCAACCTCTTCAGCCAATTCAATCTCACTCCTGTCGACTTGGTTGCGCTCTCCGGCTCGCACTCCATCGGGAGAGGCCGCTGCTTCTCCATAGTCTTCAGACTCTACAATCAGTCCGGCACAGGCAGGCCTGACCCCAACATGGACCCAGAATACCGAGAGAAGCTGGATGAGCTGTGCCCGATAGGTGGCGACGGCAACGTGACCGGCGGCCTCGACGCCACGCCTACGGTGTTCGATAACCAGTACTTCAAAGACCTGGTGCAACTGAGGGGCTTCCTCAACTCGGATCAAACACTCTATTCTGGGTGCGAGAGGACCAAGCAAGTGGTCGAAAAGTTCAGCAAGGATCAAGGTGCCTTCTTTCGTGCCTTCGTCGACGGGATGATCAGGATGGGGGAGCTGCAGTCAGAACGAAGGGGCGAGATTCGGCGTAATTGTCGAGTGGTCAATGCTGCCTTGTCAGAATTCTGA
- the LOC135581295 gene encoding F-box protein FBW2-like isoform X1: protein MWSSVTISNVILNADKALPETGEVLLHLSAVVHFNLIALGFINMDQSKLSSTLDVASSAASTDMAEGEDGEERAWEELFPDALGLIFRNLSLQEILTVIPRVCKSWGRAVSGPYCWQEIDIEEWSQRCKPEQLDQMLHMLIARSSGSVRRLSVSGLHTESMFSFIADHAGSLQRLELPRSEISDSIVEIIAPRLSNITFLDVSYCRKIGARAIEAFGKHCKSLVSLRRRMHPLEVADKVCQDDEAYAIARSMPKLHHLEMAYLLLTTRGVLEILSRCRDLEYLDLRGCWEVKLDDKYLKEWHSGLKVLGPDIIDCYEQNCWDECSDYSDSSVYSWEFMEDGEDVYEGVSDNDSIWEAEQGLEGLEVRFYGGGFTDAVTGFDWPPSP, encoded by the exons ATGTG GTCCTCAGTTACCATCTCTAATGTCATTCTGAATGCTGATAAAGCTTTGCCAGAGACAGGGGAGGTACTTCTGCATCTGTCAGCAGTGGTCCACTTCAATTTGATAGCTCTTGGCTTCATCAACATGGATCAATCGAAACTTTCATCGACACT GGATGTAGCCTCCTCTGCTGCGTCGACAGACATGGCCGAGGGCGAGGACGGCGAAGAGAGGGCATGGGAGGAGCTCTTCCCTGATGCCCTGGGCCTCATCTTCCGCAACCTCTCTCTTCAGGAAATCCTCACCGTCATTCCCAGGGTATGCAAATCTTGGGGGCGAGCGGTGTCGGGGCCCTACTGTTGGCAGGAGATCGACATCGAGGAATGGAGCCAGCGGTGCAAGCCGGAGCAACTGGACCAAATGCTTCACATGCTGATTGCTCGAAGCTCTGGCTCCGTCCGCAGGCTCAGCGTCTCTGGCCTCCACACCGAATCCATGTTCTCCTTCATCGCAGACCA TGCTGGATCTCTTCAGAGGTTGGAGCTTCCAAGAAGTGAAATAAGTGACTCGATTGTAGAAATCATTGCTCCAAGACTATCAAATATAACTTTCTTGGATGTCAGCTACTGCAGAAAGATAGGTGCCCGTGCCATTGAAGCATTTGGAAAGCACTGCAAATCTCTCGTTTCCCTGCGGCGTAGGATGCATCCATTAGAGGTTGCGGACAAGGTCTGTCAAGACGATGAGGCATATGCCATTGCCAGATCGATGCCCAAGTTGCACCACTTGGAGATGGCATACCTGCTTTTGACAACACGAGGGGTACTCGAGATCCTCTCGCGGTGCAGGGATCTTGAGTACTTGGACCTAAGGGGCTGTTGGGAAGTGAAGCTAGATGATAAGTACTTGAAGGAGTGGCATTCTGGTTTGAAGGTATTAGGGCCAGACATTATAGACTGCTACGAGCAGAATTGCTGGGACGAGTGCTCAGACTACTCGGATTCTTCAGTATACTCTTGGGAGTTCATGGAAGACGGGGAAGATGTCTACGAGGGGGTAAGTGATAATGATAGCATTTGGGAGGCTGAGCAAGGATTGGAGGGTTTGGAAGTAAGGTTCTATGGAGGTGGCTTTACCGATGCAGTTACTGGGTTCGATTGGCCTCCCTCTCCATGA